The genomic DNA GCGGCACTGGGAATGATGATGTGGGCTCCGCCTGCAGAGGGCAGTTCTGCAGCCTTCTGTTGCCCGGGAAGGCCCAGCCCAGACCCCAGTCTGCCCGGGGCACTTTGCTCCTGGGCAACAAAGTGTCCGTGGGCCTTGATGTGCTTGCGTAGCGAGCTGGGATCAGTGTAGCGCTTCAAGCAGCCGGCCATCTTGCAGTAATACGGCTTGTCAACATAGTGGGTGCGCGTGTGTTTGAAGCGGTCACTTGAGTTGGAGTAACGTTTGCTGCAGCCTTCATAAGGGCAGATGTAGGGTTTCTCTCctaaagaggagaaaaaagaagaaaaaacagatcaCTTCTTGACACATGGTCAATGCTGcacctgaagtttgtgttgcacAGCACAAAGGACGTGTTCATCCAATGCTGACTCCATTGCTAAgctcaaatgtattgttttgtatcTTTGGAATGTGAAATCCGTTGTTCGGATTTacctgtgacacaaacttaccaaaccaaaacatgtagctatgtaatgctcaagcacatcttgaataaacctggtgttaTCGACCTTTTTACACAACAGAGATTTtgccagtaacattaattagagTTCCACTCCAGGTCTGACGCAGAGGCACGGAAAATGACCTCAcctgtgtgtgagcgagtgtgaATCTTCAGGTTCTCCAGGCGCGAGAAGCTCTTGTTGCAGGTGGGACAATGATGTGGCTTCTCATTCGTGTGTGTGCGGATGTGAATCAGCATTTTATATCTACAAGACACAACACAGTCGAGTCAGCTCGTCAGTTTCATTCATGGaacaaagcacaacaacaaaaagtcaatAAACAAACTGTCTTCCACAAATAAGACGACATGTTGGTGAGCTAATGACATATCTTTGGTTATAAAGCTGAGACAAGGCCCAAGGCGTAAGGGAACTAAGtatccaccagggggcccccTGGAGCATTTCATTAtcttacttttatattttatttttgtgcacGTTAACAGTGAGTCATTTACACACTTTCCATAGTTTTCAGACAAACTGTATTAACATATTTTGTccttaaatatttttttttattacttaagtctttgtttattttatttaatactgtctattattgtttattgagGTTACTTGACATTCATCGTagcattattttgtatttttactttaatatttaacaaggctgaaacaatgactcgattattaatcgattgctAAATTAACTATCAACTTGttttataatcgattcatcggtttgaatcATTAGTTTTCTCATTATTCAGCTTGTTAAAtgagaacattttctggtttctttgtgtcATATAACAAACATGgtcattttcaggttttaaatGGACCGATCACTCGATTCATCgaggaaataatcaacagattgagaaaataattgttagttgcagcagttagcaacataatataatataattatttatgatgGTTTATTTTTTGCAGCCCCTTTAATTGTTGTTGCACTTTTGCacatttggtgactttttgaaaaccattattttgagatttctACTTTTTAAGATTAAGGTCAATGTCAGTTTTCAATGCCAATGACGTTGGGATGATGAAAGCAACACAACtataactaataataacaataatatatatgtgtatatatatatatatatatattatatattgatttCATTAATAAGACATGAAATGTTCATTTGTGGAAGGCTGAATATACAAAATGCAtcttgttcattcatttattcattcatttatcactttatccttcacatgagggtcacaggggccACTAGAACCAATGCCATGGGACAATGCATCTCATTTTATcagttaaaatatttaaataatgcatcCCTGTGATTAGTTGGACCGGTTGAGGGGACGCATCAGGGCTCGGGTTCAAGAGAGAAAACCAAATGTAGTCTAATGAGCAGAATAGATActttaatcaaacaaaaaacactagtTAAGTTGTTGGTtagttgtgtgaactcatttgtgtGAACAAACATACCTGGCATTAAAGCCTCGTCCGTTTCGAGCACAGCCCTCCCACTGGCAGCAGTACCCAGAATCCTTTTCAGGTTTGACGTGAAAGTCGTTGATGTGATCCACTAAGTCCTGCAGCGAGTCGAACAGCAGGTGGCACTGCAGGATcgcagaggagggagaggtcACACAGTATGTCACAACAATACtgtattttgatatttaatatCGTTGTAAATTAGTTCTCCTTTGTTATTATAAACACATGAACCATTTCATGGCCTTTTTTGCTTCACTTATCAGTTGTAAACTATAATGCCATTCATTTGAAGTATTTTAACCTTTGGTAATGGCTAAAAACGTCAGAGTTTCAATTTTCTGACACCGTCAACTCCACTGAGTTTTCACAatctattaatcgattataaattGACTACTGTTTGTGTTTTCGTTTGAATGTCTCTGTTCACCTTCATCCATCGGCAGGCCAGCTGACCGTCCAGTGAGGGCTCTGGCGACACTTGCTTCTCCCGGCTGTGACTGATGAACATGGAGGAAGGAAAGCTGTAGGCCCTCGGCGGACTCGCCATCGGCAAATAAAAGGGAAAACCCTGCGGTGACGCGCCGCCCTCCACGCCAAGATGACGAGCGGCTTCCTGAACGGCGACGAGGAATGAGGAAAAGGTGCCGTTAGAAAGTGCCGGAGACTGTTCAAAATAAACGTCCACACTTTTAAGGTGATATTGGGGGAAATCACCACAGCTAAAATCTAAATGAAATCAATTCTTTGCACTAATGCAATAGATTCCAATTATTTAAAGGTCTTACATTTTTCAACTGATTTACGATGGTGAGGttggaaaaacaacaccaacCAAACATCTTTAATGAATTTAACtaagaaaaaggcaaaaaaataaaacataaactgCAAAAAAACCAACGTTAAGCAGAAACAAGACTGAAATGAAAGACTGAAAATGAACCAACACAGACACTAGAGAGGCAGagacaatcaaacacaggtgagacaagCAAGACACAGGTGACACACATTAGGGCGCTACAGGCCTTTACATTTGTGCTTTTACTTCTGTCTGGTTTGCAGTtggttgtttcctgttttattttaaagttgtttCCTTGTGTGTACCTTGTCCAGTTTTGCTCAGACAAGATTAATGGATGAATAAAAAGcacctggctgatccagggttcgTGACACAATCATGTTAAAAACACGGAGAACTAAGGCTTtgctttttgttattgttattgtctcAGTTCACTGGGGTGGGGTTCTCATGGAATAATCACCGCTTCATGTCGGAACTATGTGATCCTCACAAGGATGACCGGGCCTTGAAGTGGCCTGATGAAgtgtttcatttcaaacatatttataaGACATTTCAATATCTTGTACGGATACACTATATGAATATATACAAAagtactcttgcctttgcagcaagaagaccttgAACaaaggtctttctgcatggagtttgcatgttctccccgtgcgtgcgtgggttttctcagggttctccaatttcctctcacagtccccgcccatcgccctatgtcagctaagattggcacagcacaacCCCATGACCCttacgtggaggataaagcggtagaagatggatggatggatacaaGTATTTGGATGCCTGACCGTTACATCAACAGAGAGTTGGTTCCCCTTTTGCAGCTACAACAGCTTCCACGCTTGTTGGAAGACTTTTACTTTACGATTGAAGGTCAGGGCTCTGCGCGGGCCTCAAACAATGTTGGACGcacagcattgtccaaaatgtcttcatatgCTGAAGCTTTCAATACTGAACAGAGgtgtccaaatacttttgtccacatagcacttttctactctcgatgaccactcaaggccgctttacactacagtattgccattcacccattcacactttcatacagtgcatctgcATGTGCCGCACATTTACAtgaataatagtcaagcaccagCTTCACAAACATCTTCTGGTATATTTTATGGACTGAaatttgtcatcattttgtgcagacagacatacagataAGGGCAGTACTggcacttcacacacacactgatgacgACACCACCTCTGGAAAGTACGTGCGTCTCAGGAACTGGAAACCACGGCTGTCTCTTGCCCCCTTTCCCACACGATTTCTCTGTATCTGATTTTGCTTGTAATTTAACCACTGCAACTATGTACAAAACAACAAGAACCACAACTAAAATGTTGTTCGGGATAATTGTGACCACAGACATTCCTGGAGAACATTCTTGGAATAGCACGTTCCCAGTTCCAAGTCAGAATAACAGGAAGTTTTCCCGCAATAAACTCTGAAACTATCTTCATGTCAAAATTGATGGGATTTTGGTGCATCAGTGACTACAACGCCATGCACAGTTGTCACTGGTTGCATTTACACTGAATGAAAAATGCCTTGTTCTCTGTTCAATTTGAGTGTGTAAAGACATGTCTGAATAACCCACGGGATAAAGGAAAATGTGTCTCACAGCCCACTTTTAATGCACAAGAGCTAAAAGATGAATCTGGGCAAGAAGGAAATAGTTTGTGCTTCAACAAAGAGgcttgtgtgtttgatgttttacCATTTAATCATGGCTACAATTTGATTTGGACAGAGTCACTGGACTGGCTGTGATTGAGTGAAATTAGATTCACTGTGGAGCGGAGCACATTCAGTCACGATCGCTCCCCGGGCGGATTATTCTGAGAAGTCTGTGGCCATGCCAACACAGAAGATGAACCGATTATACAAAGAGAATCAGAGAGACTGAAATTCACATCACATTGAACTTCAGTGAAACCGTCGTCTTTGTCGTGAAGACAAGAGAATGTCACAGTAACATTACAACATAACAACtgtggaaatgtgatttaaCTCCTGCTTCTGTTAGGACGTGATGTGCGTTGGAACTCATTTAGGTGCACCAGCACACATTTTTAGggc from Solea solea chromosome 10, fSolSol10.1, whole genome shotgun sequence includes the following:
- the LOC131467376 gene encoding zinc finger protein GLIS2-like, with translation MLSLDEPLDLKLPSGRTDGPVRLGKRACPSSICAPLSAIRPRLLYTTFPSPPSSPDSQSPSQERPRSCFTPPAMDLSLSPSSRHASSLSPSPSSRSSPSPSSPLESPHSSRSPQPHIFSREAARHLGVEGGASPQGFPFYLPMASPPRAYSFPSSMFISHSREKQVSPEPSLDGQLACRWMKCHLLFDSLQDLVDHINDFHVKPEKDSGYCCQWEGCARNGRGFNARYKMLIHIRTHTNEKPHHCPTCNKSFSRLENLKIHTRSHTGEKPYICPYEGCSKRYSNSSDRFKHTRTHYVDKPYYCKMAGCLKRYTDPSSLRKHIKAHGHFVAQEQSAPGRLGSGLGLPGQQKAAELPSAGGAHIIIPSAAAALLGGLGASLPLSAFCHARALGHHGAPLFAGGSSMGPLSLSDSPLLHFGLSAASVLGLGALGGLRRMVGMETEGEDEEEEGVEGEVLNLSAAVVPRRNDPVSWVVVPPRALLLKPAVVS